GAACACTGGACGGCCAGCCCCTATCTTCGCTCGAGTGAACCGCCGTCCTACGCCTTCGGCATAAAGGTGCGCCTGGACGCGGGTCTCCCGATCCAGGACGTCCGGTGCGCCAGCCACGAGGTCGCCATCGACTACCAGGAGAAGGACCGGGTCGTCATCGAACTGGCACCCCGCGAACGGACCGGTGGCAACCGGTCGTTCATCCTGAAATACCGCCTGGCCGGCGACAGGATCCACTCCGGGTTGCTGCTGGCCCGCGGGCCGGAAGAGAATTTCTTCCTCCTGACGCTGCAGCCGCCCCGGCGGATTACGCCGGCGATCATCGTCCCGCGTGAATATGTCTTTGTGTTGGATGTGTCGGGGTCCATGCACGGCTTCCCTCTCCACACCGCCAAATCGCTCCTGCGGCAATTGCTGCGCGGCCTACGCCCGTCGGACCGCTTCAATGTCCTCCTGTTCGCGGGCGGGTCCCGGCTCATGGCGGAGCAATCCGTCACCGCCAACACGGACAATCTGGCCGTCGCCATGGAACTCATCGACGAACAAACCGGCGGCGGCGGCACCGAGCTCGTGCCCGCGCTGCGGCGGGCGATGGCCCTGCCGGCGAACGAGGGGTTTTCCCGCAGCATTGTCGTGGTCACCGACGGCTACGTGAACGTGGAAACAGAGGTGTTCCGCTTGGTTCGAAACAATCTTCACGAAGCCAACGTGTATGCGTTCGGCATCGGCAGCGAGATCAACCGCTGGCTGATCGAGAGCGTGGCCCGCGCGGGCATGGGCGAGCCGTTCGCGGTCACCCGGCCGGAAGAAGCCGCCGCCATCAGCGCCCGGTTCAGCGAGTACGTCCAGTCACCGGTCCTGACTCGGGTGGCGCTCGAATTTGCAGGATTCGACGCCTACGATGTGGAGCCTGTTCGGGTGCCCGACCTGTTGGCCGAACGGCCGGTGACCGTGTTCGGCAAGTGGCGGGGCGACGCCGCCGGAGTGATCCGGATGACCGGCCTGGCGGCGGACCGTCCGTTCGAGTCGGCGCTGGCTGTGGAACGCTTCAAGACCGAGACGTCGCTACCCGCGCTGCGCAACCTGTGGGCACGCCACCGAATCGCCCAGCTGGGGGACGAATATACTCTGCAACCCACTGACCCGGTACGGGAGGCGATCACCGGCCTTGGCCTGCGCTACGCACTGCTGACGCCGTTCACCTCATTTGTGGCCGTGGACGAAGTCATCCGGAGGAAAGACGGCGATCTTCAACAGGTCAAACAGCCACTGCCTCTACCCGAAAGCGTGGCCGACACGGCTGTCGGCAACTACGTGCCCACGACACCCGAACCGGAAACCTGGTCGTTGATTCTGCTGGCGCTGGGTGCGGTGGGCTGGATCATGTTGCGGCGGTGGTTGTCATGAGACTCCGCGCGACTCATCCCCTGGCCCTGCTCGTCGGATTGGCCGCCGCCACCTGGCCCGTGTGGCGGTGGTACGCGTTGCGACTGGGGGACGGCTCCGACGAGCAGTGGGGGCTGTTGGCGCTGGGTGCGGTGATGGCGCTGGCGCTGAGGCGGCGATCGGCGGGGCCGCCTCCCGCCTCGCTGTTGCCGGTCCTGACCATGCTGTTGTCTGTGTATGCCTTGTGCCTCGGGTGGGCGCCGCCCTTGGTGCGGGCAGTCCCGGCCGTGCTGGCTCTGGGCGTTTTAGCCAGCGCCACCTGTTTTGACCGGCTGTTTCACCCGGGCGTGGCCGGCTTGCTGCTCCTGGCCCTGCCGGTGGGTGCATCCATGCAGTACTGCCTGGGCTATCCGCTCAGACTGGCGGCCACCGCCATCGCCGCACCGTTGATCCGGCTCGCGGGTTTTGCCGTCGAAGCCCATGGTGTTAGCCTGAACTGGCTGGGGGAGACGGTGCTGCTGGACGCCCCATGCAGCGGTGTGCGAATGCTCTGGACCGGTTTGTTCATGGCCAGCTTCCTGGCGGTCTGGCTGGGGTTCGGCCTCTGGCGCACGCTGGGCTCACTTGTCGGTGCCGCCGGTG
The Acidobacteriota bacterium genome window above contains:
- a CDS encoding exosortase/archaeosortase family protein, whose translation is MRLRATHPLALLVGLAAATWPVWRWYALRLGDGSDEQWGLLALGAVMALALRRRSAGPPPASLLPVLTMLLSVYALCLGWAPPLVRAVPAVLALGVLASATCFDRLFHPGVAGLLLLALPVGASMQYCLGYPLRLAATAIAAPLIRLAGFAVEAHGVSLNWLGETVLLDAPCSGVRMLWTGLFMASFLAVWLGFGLWRTLGSLVGAAGAVVLANGIRNAVLFFRESAIVPMPDWAHEGIGLGVFAAAAGAVLLLMHLLDRRAPCSAA
- a CDS encoding VWA domain-containing protein produces the protein MNIRLLLGALLLIGLVAGFGSAQSDDDLGRSLSPFFYVQSDDPFTDRLPLKSTVADVRIAGVIADVTITQVYRNEGTRALEAIYIFPGSIRAAVYAMTMIIGERTMVARIRERQQARQEYETAKASGRSASLLEQLRPNVFRMNVANILPGDEIRVVLSYTELLVPADGVYEFVYPAVVGPRYVNQPSSETRPAEHWTASPYLRSSEPPSYAFGIKVRLDAGLPIQDVRCASHEVAIDYQEKDRVVIELAPRERTGGNRSFILKYRLAGDRIHSGLLLARGPEENFFLLTLQPPRRITPAIIVPREYVFVLDVSGSMHGFPLHTAKSLLRQLLRGLRPSDRFNVLLFAGGSRLMAEQSVTANTDNLAVAMELIDEQTGGGGTELVPALRRAMALPANEGFSRSIVVVTDGYVNVETEVFRLVRNNLHEANVYAFGIGSEINRWLIESVARAGMGEPFAVTRPEEAAAISARFSEYVQSPVLTRVALEFAGFDAYDVEPVRVPDLLAERPVTVFGKWRGDAAGVIRMTGLAADRPFESALAVERFKTETSLPALRNLWARHRIAQLGDEYTLQPTDPVREAITGLGLRYALLTPFTSFVAVDEVIRRKDGDLQQVKQPLPLPESVADTAVGNYVPTTPEPETWSLILLALGAVGWIMLRRWLS